In one Sphingomonas sanguinis genomic region, the following are encoded:
- a CDS encoding c-type cytochrome: MKTPSPGMMAAGLIGLTGIILVSIGAPSSRKAPVPISETSEPAPAASVSARGFSLASTSVDLPADDATYPDGPHADVINANCTSCHSASMALTQPALSADQWKATVTKMREVYKAPVAEKDVDAIVAYLTAMPSQKVAPATGKAQDPDPKVAPDVSGGTG, from the coding sequence ATGAAGACTCCGTCTCCCGGCATGATGGCTGCTGGCCTGATCGGCCTGACCGGCATCATCCTCGTCTCGATCGGCGCGCCGAGCAGCCGCAAGGCGCCCGTTCCGATCTCCGAGACATCCGAGCCGGCACCGGCCGCCAGCGTGTCAGCGCGCGGCTTCTCGCTTGCCTCGACCAGCGTCGACCTGCCGGCCGACGACGCGACCTACCCCGACGGTCCGCACGCCGACGTCATCAATGCCAATTGCACCTCGTGCCACTCAGCCAGCATGGCGCTGACCCAGCCTGCGCTATCGGCGGATCAGTGGAAGGCGACCGTCACCAAGATGCGTGAGGTGTATAAGGCGCCAGTGGCCGAGAAGGACGTCGATGCGATCGTTGCTTATCTCACCGCTATGCCGAGCCAGAAGGTGGCACCCGCGACCGGCAAGGCGC